GAAGGCGATTCAGTGCTCAAAAGATTCCAGGAATGATTTGACCAGTTGTGAAGTAAGAAACGAGAAGACTAAAAAAGCCAATCATCGCCCAACGACCATTTGTCTTCTCTGCTTCTTCTGGGTAGCTTGTGTAATCCTCGACAAGCTGTGGCTGTGTTTCACGGCCAAAGATGTTTTGCTTGCCGTACTCAGTGATTACCTGAGAAGAAGCTGCGTTAGAAGAGGTTGTCATTACTGGAATTGCGTTGATGCAAAAAACATAAAGTATTAGCTTTGTTAATCAAAGATTCGGTCCGGTACGGCTTCTTCTAATCCTTAATCGCTTTAAACATCAAACACCAAATACAGCAACTAGTTAGAGAGATATTTATCCAATGATTAGATCTATTGATGACTCTAATAAGTATAAATAGCCCGAACTGGATAGCCCTACTTCAACCGTCCTACTACTATTAAAAGCTTCTATTTATATTGTATTCATCTTTTTAAAACCAACTCAACCAAACTTTTAGTCATGCTTGCAATTAACAAAACTACTGCTGCAAAACTAATCGTTCTATGGAATCTTCCTGCACTTCTTTTATTAGTTGGTGCTTATGAAGTTGGTACTACCGTATTTGCTTAACTCACAATGACATCATCTGATAACAGTCCAAAGAATTGGTCCGAGTGGAATAACACAAAGCATTTCACTGATTATTCAAGAGATTCTGGAACAGGCAAATTTGTTCGCTATACGATCGCTGCATTGCTTTTCGTTCCTATTGGTTTTCTTGCTTATATGACTACTATTTGATAACTAATGATTTCAACGGACAATATTAGAAATAACAACAGAAAAGCAAATAGCTGCATCTAGCGTTAAAGCTAGTATCTAATAAAAAGCTCAAATAGAAAAAGTTCTACTGGCAATTAGGCTCTCGGATGTAAATCTGGGTACCTTGTCGTTTCATCTTTAACTCTGTTTGGATTTTCACGATCAGAGTTTCTAGCTGCGTTAAAAATCATTAGGAATGGAATAGCTATTGCAAAGAAATAAAAATGCAATAAAAGAAGGTCCCAAGGAACTCCTGAACTTCCATAGTCAGGAAAAAACAAGGCAGTCGATAACAGCATCATACGAAGGAACACCTTATTTTTATAGACTAAAAGGATTCTGAACAATTCGTGAGATATTTTGCTTTAACTGGAAGAATGGCTTAGATG
Above is a genomic segment from Prochlorococcus marinus XMU1408 containing:
- a CDS encoding high light inducible protein, whose amino-acid sequence is MTTSSNAASSQVITEYGKQNIFGRETQPQLVEDYTSYPEEAEKTNGRWAMIGFFSLLVSYFTTGQIIPGIF